In Burkholderia savannae, one genomic interval encodes:
- a CDS encoding thymidylate synthase: MKQYLDLVRTILDTGTWQNNRTGIRTVSMPGAMLRFDLQQGFPAVTTKKLAFKSAIGELVGFLRAKRSAADFRALGCKVWDANANENAQWLANPYRRGEDDLGDVYGVQWRQWPGYKVLDAHADAQIADATSRGFRVVARFDEGGAGKVLLHKAIDQLRDCLDTIVRDPSSRRILFHGWNPAVLDEIALPACHLLYQFLPNVERREISLCLYIRSNDVGLGTPFNLAEGAALLALVGRLTGYAPRWFTYFVGDAHIYENQLDMLKQQLEREPFESPRLEIAERVPDYAKTGKYEPEWLERVEPSDFTLAGYRHHEPLSAPMAV, encoded by the coding sequence ATGAAACAGTATCTCGACCTCGTTCGCACCATTCTCGACACCGGCACCTGGCAGAACAACCGCACGGGCATCCGCACGGTCAGCATGCCCGGCGCGATGCTGCGCTTCGATCTGCAGCAGGGCTTTCCCGCGGTGACGACGAAGAAGCTCGCGTTCAAGTCGGCGATCGGCGAACTCGTCGGCTTCCTGCGCGCGAAGCGCAGCGCGGCCGATTTCCGCGCGCTCGGCTGCAAGGTGTGGGACGCGAATGCGAATGAGAACGCGCAGTGGCTCGCGAACCCGTACCGCCGCGGCGAGGACGATCTCGGCGACGTGTACGGCGTTCAATGGCGGCAGTGGCCGGGCTACAAGGTGCTCGACGCGCACGCCGACGCGCAGATCGCCGATGCGACGTCGCGCGGCTTTCGCGTCGTCGCCCGATTCGACGAAGGCGGCGCGGGCAAGGTGCTGCTCCACAAGGCGATCGATCAGCTGCGCGATTGCCTCGACACGATCGTGCGCGATCCGTCGAGCCGGCGCATTTTGTTTCACGGCTGGAACCCCGCGGTGCTCGACGAGATCGCGTTGCCCGCGTGCCATCTGCTGTATCAGTTCCTGCCGAACGTCGAGCGCCGCGAAATCTCGCTGTGCCTGTACATCCGCAGCAACGACGTCGGACTCGGCACGCCGTTCAATCTCGCGGAAGGCGCGGCGCTCCTCGCGCTCGTCGGCCGGCTGACGGGCTACGCGCCGCGCTGGTTCACGTACTTCGTCGGCGATGCGCACATCTACGAGAATCAGCTCGACATGCTGAAGCAGCAGCTCGAGCGCGAGCCGTTCGAGAGCCCGCGGCTCGAGATCGCCGAGCGCGTGCCCGATTACGCGAAGACAGGCAAGTACGAGCCGGAATGGCTCGAGCGCGTCGAGCCGTCGGATTTCACGCTCGCCGGTTATCGCCATCACGAGCCGTTGAGCGCGCCGATGGCCGTCTGA